In one window of Legionella fallonii LLAP-10 DNA:
- a CDS encoding MbtH family protein, whose protein sequence is MPDQTPENGKTYNVVINEEEQYSIWPTTKDLPNGWQKVGVQGLRDDCLSHIKEVWTDMRPLSLRSRMAVTSESEN, encoded by the coding sequence ATGCCGGATCAGACCCCTGAAAATGGAAAAACTTATAATGTGGTCATCAATGAAGAAGAGCAATATTCAATATGGCCGACCACTAAAGACCTACCAAATGGATGGCAAAAAGTAGGCGTTCAAGGTTTGAGAGATGATTGCTTATCGCATATCAAAGAAGTATGGACAGACATGCGCCCCTTATCTCTCAGGAGTAGAATGGCAGTAACATCGGAATCTGAAAATTGA
- a CDS encoding thioesterase II family protein encodes MSRSDWLFIPKPITLPSLRIICFPYAGGNALTYKSWVELLPNNVELVAIQPPGRCNRIFEPAFSDMNALVNGLLPAIKNIIDLPYILFGHSLGSKVAFELMSQLNSLDAPLPMHFIASGSRGPHIPARGAGIYNLPEKEFIKELIKLNGTQKEILENEELMKLLLPALRAELKLSHTYCSSSVNSFNCPISVLGGTEDTEVTPADLQSWESNFTSSATIHMIPGDHFFLDSQRHLVLRKINMIIKECLLKLTAIADII; translated from the coding sequence ATGTCCCGCTCAGACTGGTTATTTATACCTAAACCTATAACACTCCCAAGTTTGAGAATTATATGTTTTCCCTATGCTGGTGGAAACGCGTTAACATATAAATCTTGGGTTGAGCTGCTACCTAATAATGTTGAACTAGTCGCTATTCAGCCTCCTGGCCGATGTAATCGTATATTTGAACCAGCTTTCTCAGATATGAATGCACTAGTGAATGGTCTATTGCCAGCAATAAAAAATATCATCGACCTACCTTATATTTTGTTTGGCCATAGCTTAGGAAGCAAGGTGGCCTTTGAATTAATGTCTCAATTAAATAGCCTTGACGCTCCTTTACCAATGCATTTCATCGCTTCTGGTAGCAGAGGACCACATATTCCAGCCCGTGGAGCAGGTATTTATAACTTGCCTGAAAAAGAATTTATAAAAGAATTAATAAAACTGAATGGAACACAAAAGGAAATACTTGAAAACGAAGAGTTAATGAAGCTATTACTTCCTGCATTAAGAGCCGAACTTAAATTATCACATACATATTGCTCATCTTCAGTAAATTCATTTAATTGCCCTATTTCTGTTTTAGGAGGAACTGAAGACACTGAAGTAACCCCCGCTGATCTACAAAGCTGGGAATCTAATTTTACTTCATCTGCTACGATTCACATGATTCCAGGCGATCATTTTTTCTTAGATAGTCAAAGACATCTTGTTCTACGAAAAATAAACATGATAATTAAGGAATGTTTACTGAAATTAACTGCAATTGCAGATATCATCTGA
- a CDS encoding GNAT family N-acetyltransferase: MKIRATEERDWTILKEIRLAALLDSPTAFGVSYQTAITNSDEQWKQRASSETQPKFWLAFKDEKAIGMIGAGVDQTDRYNLIAMWVEPASRELGVAERLIDVVKSDAINIGFKQIFLDVSPDNLKASRLYKRHGFFFIDEEKPLASHPNILVQTMKWQSMP, encoded by the coding sequence ATGAAAATTCGAGCAACCGAAGAACGAGACTGGACGATCTTAAAAGAAATTCGACTCGCTGCACTTCTTGATAGCCCAACAGCATTCGGTGTAAGTTACCAAACAGCTATCACTAATAGTGATGAACAATGGAAACAACGTGCATCGTCCGAAACCCAACCCAAATTTTGGTTGGCCTTCAAGGATGAAAAAGCAATAGGAATGATTGGTGCTGGTGTGGACCAAACAGATCGGTACAATTTGATCGCGATGTGGGTTGAACCAGCGTCACGTGAATTGGGTGTAGCAGAGCGTTTAATAGATGTTGTCAAGTCTGATGCAATCAACATAGGATTCAAACAGATATTTCTAGATGTATCACCGGATAATTTGAAAGCCTCACGGCTTTACAAGAGGCATGGCTTCTTCTTTATTGATGAAGAGAAACCACTTGCTAGCCATCCGAATATTCTGGTTCAGACGATGAAATGGCAATCCATGCCATAA